The Oncorhynchus tshawytscha isolate Ot180627B linkage group LG27, Otsh_v2.0, whole genome shotgun sequence genome includes the window AAGTTACTGAATAAAGAACAATGTGTTTCCTTCCCATCTTAACTCTGATTATGGATAAAAGGCCTGTCAAGAGTTTTTTATTTGACAGGTACATTACTCACATAAAAATTGTTGGATGGAGGCATAGTTAGTGTAGCATACAGCATAGGCGTTCTTATGCTAATTTAACCATAGTCTCATGAGCCATTCTCAAAGTATTGCGCTACATGTAAAGTCAACCACGAGAGACGAGTTTAAACCCAACCCCAAAACCAGCACTCCCCACGGCTCCCCGTGACCCTGTCTCCCACTTCCCCTACCACTGCTGCCAACCTTTCTCGTGGGTCTGGATGGGGTCCTGCAGGGAGAACTCCCCCCTGGAGGCTAGGGCAGCTTTGCGGGTAATAGTGGTACACCGAGTCAGGATCTCATGGGCTCTGGGTCGCGTGGGCACCCTGGGGGCAGCGGTGGGCATCTTACAGGATCCAGCCTCAGGCCtggagctggaggagagggtcTCATCTGGGCGGCTGTGGCCACTATTCCTCTCCCCTGGCTCGGGTGAGGACTTGGGGCTGTGTGGGGGGCTTAGGGGGTCCTCCTCACTGGAGGAATATGCCCTGACACTCCGGCCCAGAGACTCAATTCCTGACGAGCTGAAGTCAGAGATGGAGGACTCTTCCCCGCTGATAGTGCTCTTGCGGATTTCCGGATTCGGCTTTGACTCcaggtcttctctctctctttgggatGGAGGGACGGTCATGCCGAGACGGGTCTCAGACAGGAGCTCCAGAGAGCGGGTCTTTTGGAGATGGGGAGCCC containing:
- the LOC112254169 gene encoding uncharacterized protein LOC112254169 — translated: MGYVPSMYLQPYNNPRAGLHTLQRKLHSSSLNLATLMNSSTLNLASSGGSQSSNRYPATLYEETELKEHTTQPRGNPYRAPHLQKTRSLELLSETRLGMTVPPSQREREDLESKPNPEIRKSTISGEESSISDFSSSGIESLGRSVRAYSSSEEDPLSPPHSPKSSPEPGERNSGHSRPDETLSSSSRPEAGSCKMPTAAPRVPTRPRAHEILTRCTTITRKAALASRGEFSLQDPIQTHEKGWQQW